A genomic segment from Zygotorulaspora mrakii chromosome 1, complete sequence encodes:
- the SLS1 gene encoding Sls1p (similar to Saccharomyces cerevisiae SLS1 (YLR139C); ancestral locus Anc_8.346) codes for MYRSSGYMLVPRLYFRLSTFNVNRFARRLIQSNSTDPRLECKFVDEEADESRHENSIHDVKSDLDTVGEFIPEDDRNVMSQHPNITRGKKLKPGRANIVVLDAKQSGLLKQRELPNYFKRRNGDSRLSILEGVELGTDHELTRYTDSKSLLNEVNGTRSNSSDVLRAIESQRKKLLIFKSRVSKEQALRSIHYQKPSTSVLSRKRYDQIKQLLESAYTASQLKTYAKKYYNLSSGKITKSEIISRVINECWQCSVSDTMNETEDLVLERIIDVNTRDMYLLLLTNNGKILNNFARIGATVAVALDENIVIVRGTASIIRYVEVSLNKILGNVSTLRVSIKDIISHHTERNSVKPFDMEELISLVQRESAVYFERVSFDNEDTGDAYELSAFGSKRVLNARNLLLWGVKYQPQLVEKISFHCLSEPSSFKKFPFTNTECLDWIDKTKEWCRLQMPLAKISSQSTKSVGSEVKMNSSDEKLDEWYDFLMNENNNAKMVDLKLDREPSKIFSMTLGQILRPLEENDSNKGRIFEPKITQVTSKLLELPLYDSLCTKDELFTVDQHEYYVQLKFIPDLSTFNDQTTNAPPIEIWFELDDYDNAITSTARCMVQMEQKSLLLQTPQLQHDYKISTDLVGELIQTFEENQEDWLADQPGIKEFLQESHLTFNSKKKLVIPRSINVDLPTKSSVNKSAFIPIRYDYINANYHRVLRLFYMDKYMVQFSDVNGGPLGGRYTQVDFIGGESLSRTDFKRFVKDISKCF; via the coding sequence ATGTACAGAAGCTCTGGTTATATGTTAGTACCGAGATTGTATTTTCGGCTTTCCACTTTTAATGTTAACCGCTTCGCAAGACGATTAATACAATCGAACTCGACAGATCCCCGTCTAGAATGCAAATTTGTGGATGAAGAGGCAGATGAATCAAGACATGAAAACAGCATTCATGACGTGAAATCCGACCTAGACACCGTTGGTGAATTTATTCCAGAAGACGATCGCAATGTAATGAGTCAACATCCTAATATAACCAGAGGTAAAAAATTAAAGCCGGGCAGGGCCAACATAGTTGTACTTGATGCTAAACAATCTGGTTTGCTAAAACAAAGAGAATTACCTaattatttcaaaagaagaaatgggGACAGCAGATTATCAATTTTAGAAGGTGTAGAGCTGGGCACAGATCATGAATTGACACGCTATAcagattcaaaatcattgcTTAATGAGGTAAATGGGACAAGGAGCAACTCGAGTGATGTTCTCCGTGCGATTGAatctcaaagaaagaaattgctTATATTTAAGAGTAGAGTTTCCAAAGAGCAGGCATTAAGATCTATACACTATCAGAAGCCTTCGACGTCAGTACTATCGAGAAAAAGGTACGACCAAATAAAGCAACTATTGGAGTCTGCATACACAGCTAGTCAGTTGAAGACTtatgcaaaaaaatattataACTTATCCAGTGGCAAAATAACGAAGTCAGAAATCATTAGTAGGGTCATTAATGAATGCTGGCAGTGTAGCGTCAGTGACACTATGAACGAGACAGAAGATCTGGTTCTTGAAAGAATTATCGATGTGAATACCCGTGACATgtatcttcttcttcttacGAACAACGGTAAAATACTCAACAATTTCGCTCGAATTGGTGCAACTGTAGCCGTTGCATtggatgaaaatattgtcATAGTTCGTGGAACGGCCTCAATAATAAGATATGTCGAAGTTTCTCTTAACAAGATTTTAGGGAACGTATCTACTCTCAGAGTATCAATTAAGGATATTATTTCGCACCATACAGAGCGGAATTCGGTAAAGCCATTTGACATGGAAGAGCTTATATCACTTGTACAAAGAGAAAGTGCCGTTTACTTTGAAAGAGTATCCTTCGATAACGAAGACACTGGCGACGCATACGAGCTGTCTGCATTTGGATCCAAAAGGGTATTAAATGCTAGAAACTTACTACTTTGGGGAGTCAAGTATCAACCTCAGCTAGTAGAGAAGATTTCCTTTCATTGTTTAAGTGAGCCCTCctcttttaaaaaatttccttTCACTAATACGGAATGTCTCGATTGGATTGATAAAACAAAGGAGTGGTGTCGTTTGCAGATGCCATTAGCAAAAATCTCTTCACAATCTACAAAATCGGTTGGCAGTGAAGTTAAAATGAACTCAAGTGATGAAAAGCTTGATGAATGGTAcgattttttgatgaatgaaaacaataatgCTAAAATGGTCGATCTCAAACTAGACAGGGAGCCCTCTAAAATATTTAGCATGACTCTGGGACAAATATTAAGACCTTTAGAGGAAAACGATTCAAATAAAGGAAGAATTTTCGAACCAAAGATAACCCAAGTCACTTCAAAACTCTTGGAACTACCCTTGTATGATTCTTTGTGCACCAAAGACGAACTGTTCACTGTTGATCAACATGAATATTACGTTCAATTAAAATTCATCCCTGATTTGTCTACATTCAATGATCAGACTACGAATGCCCCTCCAATCGAAATATGGTTTGAACTCGATGACTATGACAACGCCATTACTAGCACTGCCCGTTGTATGGTACAAATGGAACAGAAATCGTTGTTACTTCAAACTCCACAATTGCAACACGACTACAAAATCAGCACAGACTTAGTCGGCGAATTAATACAGACTTTCGAAGAAAACCAAGAAGACTGGCTTGCCGATCAGCCTGGCATCAAAGAATTCTTGCAAGAGTCTCACTTGACATTCAATAGCAAGAAAAAGTTAGTCATTCCAAGATCGATAAATGTGGACCTTCCAACAAAATCATCTGTCAATAAATCCGCCTTTATTCCCATCCGATATGATTATATTAATGCCAATTATCATAGGGTTCTGAGGCTATTTTACATGGATAAGTATATGGTACAGTTTTCCGATGTTAACGGTGGTCCACTGGGAGGCAGATATACCCAAGTTGATTTCATAGGCGGAGAATCATTAAGTCGGACTGATTTCAAACGATTTGTTAAAGACATTTCAAAGTGTTTCTAG
- the RRN5 gene encoding Rrn5p (similar to Saccharomyces cerevisiae RRN5 (YLR141W); ancestral locus Anc_8.347): protein MVQSENDRDLILHYFDVYNAEVRQFFQPLSFDHYDLRGSHVHADSRVRRLEEKSHNANDNEDESEYENEDENEQGYEDEQEDQHEYEHETSYSDERDMKREIQSFGSFWTASEKAVFFHFLARYSIHKLDEWRGKLPYKSKFEILTYFEVLKNNLAELKRSRMKTFGGILSRMDLPIAYEVDECFLSFDENMSHTIRSELEPHAASTEQDNEDDEQMISFQNWNKRWKSLYSKANVEEILPMSNNPLPLSEKAMAFLVECCKNYARKLVWATILIDFEKKSIFKDAIFGAHPSTISDDDDLVVSHSQKTKISPHIVTEDHVSKAISYMKMDGKYAPTLADTVLQTLDKFELKYDNEGKLFKNNKVTMSLLPSLLQNATPPTVFFEDSKSTENTSNDDQNQADLIVAKKLYKLNGGKPTKRRKLSDDDNDTFIADDEFNRIDNPLELHLCDWEAELMDAQDQHASQIYQHTLLTYFARILPGADTNADTKTVAESNNGDIDVQKSIILESPPSWQYGAPSEYSDLIVDQLPPSIINRFLFSNT, encoded by the coding sequence ATGGTACaatctgaaaatgataGGGATTTGATCTTGCATTATTTTGATGTGTATAATGCTGAAGTTAGACAATTCTTCCAACCTTTATCGTTTGATCATTATGATCTTAGAGGCTCGCACGTACATGCTGATAGCAGAGTTAGAAGGCTGGAAGAGAAATCTCACAATGCCAATGATAACGAAGATGAGAgtgaatatgaaaatgaagatgaaaatgaacaAGGATATGAAGATGAACAAGAAGATCAACATGAATATGAACATGAAACTAGTTATTCTGATGAAAGAGATATGAAGAGAGAAATTCAGTCCTTTGGTAGCTTCTGGACTGCCTCAGAAAAAGCcgtattttttcattttctagCGAGATATTCAATTCATAAATTGGATGAGTGGAGGGGAAAGTTGCCTTACAAGTCTAAGTTTGAGATTTTGACATACTTTGAAGTCCTGAAGAATAATTTAGCTGAGTTGAAGCGGTCCAGAATGAAAACTTTTGGTGGCATATTGTCCAGGATGGATTTGCCAATCGCATACGAGGTGGATGAATGCTTTCTGTCGTTTGATGAGAATATGAGTCACACAATAAGATCAGAATTGGAGCCTCATGCCGCCAGTACCGAGCAGGACAATGAAGACGACGAACAAATGATATCCTTCCAAAATTGGAACAAGAGATGGAAATCTCTTTACTCGAAAGCCAATGTTGAGGAGATTCTTCCGATGAGTAATAACCCATTGCCGCTATCTGAAAAAGCGATGGCATTTTTAGTTGAATGTTGTAAGAATTACGCAAGAAAACTCGTATGGGCGACAATACTGATAgactttgagaaaaaaagtatattcAAGGATGCAATTTTTGGCGCTCATCCAAGTACAATTTCtgacgatgatgatttggTGGTGAGCCACTCCCAGAAAACTAAGATATCGCCTCATATAGTGACAGAGGATCATGTCTCAAAAGCAATAAGCTACATGAAAATGGACGGTAAATATGCGCCAACCCTAGCAGATACTGTCTTGCAGACCCTAGATAAATTTGAACTCAAGTATGACAACGAAGGTAAACTGTTCAAGAATAATAAAGTTACGATGTCTCTCCTTCCAAGTCTTCTTCAGAATGCAACCCCACCAACAGTGTTTTTCGAAGACAGCAAGAGTACCGAGAATACGAGTAACGACGATCAGAACCAGGCTGATCTAATAGTTGCAAAAAAACTGTACAAATTAAATGGCGGTAAGCCaacaaagagaagaaaactttcagatgatgataatgacaCCTTTATTGCAGACGACGAATTCAACCGCATTGACAATCCGCTAGAATTACACTTATGTGATTGGGAAGCGGAACTAATGGACGCCCAAGACCAGCATGCATCTCAGATATACCAACACACATTGCTGACGTATTTCGCGAGAATTCTTCCAGGCGCTGACACAAACGCTGACACAAAAACTGTCGCCGAAAGTAATAATGGCGACATCGATGTACAAAAATCTATCATCCTAGAGTCACCGCCATCATGGCAGTATGGAGCCCCTTCGGAATACTCAGATTTAATAGTTGATCAATTACCACCTTCCATTATCAATagatttttgttttccaaCACGTGA
- the PUT1 gene encoding proline dehydrogenase (similar to Saccharomyces cerevisiae PUT1 (YLR142W); ancestral locus Anc_8.348) codes for MSLRPQYLASLKLGKGIISRPQIRVLRTYPFLSARFVSQSSIHNRPAAATMGAHVVSGTDASPSSLPLIDDVQPPSSVQYLKTLSKRELFSLGVIGVATLNKYFLNLMIAVFPYVPVLFIKLLVSSLYCGGDTVQEVRECGKRLQERGISNMMLSLTIEDAEGTKNIDINHIVQETITSVHEVLKPNILQQLETAVDVNDVAPGYIALKPSALCTNPAKVLSNFKNPEWKQQRDELVSNCSAITKVVYDLNQDLLKKYPTRKSPFFVATIDAEKYNLQVSGVYELQRILFEKFNPRESPIVSCIGTWQLYLTDSGKELEQEYERAEKEGYKLGLKLVRGAYIHSELNRDLIIQPTKNDSDINYNTIMSKVINDLLVKGAKSTYGHLVVASHNYHSQMLATKLLEGKDGSAGKANVVLAQLLGMADNVTYDLIRNHHVKNIVKYVPWGPPIETKDYLLRRLQENGDAVRSDNGFPLLQAIYKSLFTKAA; via the coding sequence ATGTCATTACGGCCACAATACTTAGCTAGTTTGAAGTTGGGCAAGGGAATCATCTCAAGACCCCAGATTCGTGTCCTCCGTACGTATCCGTTTTTGAGTGCAAGGTTTGTGTCTCAGAGTTCCATACACAATCGTCCGGCCGCTGCTACAATGGGGGCACATGTAGTGTCTGGGACTGACGCCTCGCCTTCATCCCTGCCATTAATTGATGATGTTCAACCACCAAGCTCAGTGCAGTATTTGAAgactttatcaaaaaggGAACTCTTCTCCCTTGGAGTCATCGGAGTTGCAACATtgaataaatattttttgaatttgatgatagCAGTCTTCCCATATGTACCGGTTCTTTTTATTAAGCTACTAGTTTCCTCACTTTATTGCGGTGGTGATACGGTTCAAGAAGTTAGAGAATGCGGCAAAAGATTGCAAGAGCGCGGTATAAGCAATATGATGCTATCGCTCACTATTGAAGATGCTGAGGGCACTAAGAATATTGATATTAATCACATAGTTCAGGAAACTATAACCTCCGTTCATGAAGTTTTGAaaccaaatattttgcaaCAACTTGAAACAGCGGTTGATGTCAACGATGTTGCCCCAGGTTATATCGCTTTGAAACCATCGGCGCTATGTACTAATCCAGCAAAGGTTTTgtcaaatttcaaaaatccaGAGTGGAAACAACAACGTGATGAACTAGTATCTAATTGCAGTGCAATTACAAAAGTCGTATATGATTTGAATCAAGAtctattgaagaaatatccAACCAGAAAATctccattttttgttgCAACTATTGATGCTGAGAAATACAATCTACAGGTTTCAGGGGTCTACGAACTTCAGAGAatactctttgaaaagttcaacCCTAGGGAAAGCCCAATAGTATCTTGTATTGGTACATGGCAATTGTACTTGACCGACTCCggaaaagaattggaacAGGAATATGAGAGAGCTGAAAAGGAAGGTTATAAACTTGGTTTGAAATTAGTGCGTGGAGCCTATATTCATTCTGAGCTCAATCGTGATTTGATTATTCAACCAACGAAAAATGATTCAGACATAAATTACAATACTATAATGAGTAAAGTCATTAATGACTTGCTAGTCAAAGGCGCGAAATCTACATACGGTCATTTGGTAGTGGCTTCACATAACTACCATTCTCAGATGCTAGCAACTAAACTATTAGAAGGTAAAGACGGCTCTGCAGGCAAAGCTAATGTCGTTCTAGCGCAGCTGCTCGGAATGGCCGATAATGTCACCTACGATTTGATCAGAAATCATCATGTCAAGAATATTGTCAAATACGTTCCTTGGGGTCCACCAATCGAAACCAAGGACTATCTATTGAGGAGGCTACAGGAGAATGGTGACGCCGTAAGATCCGACAATGGATTTCCACTGCTTCAAGCTATTTATAAATCCTTGTTTACTAAAGCTGCCTGA
- a CDS encoding uncharacterized protein (ancestral locus Anc_4.160): MFETVFTCAPGELIHCFAATNGYIFLITSSLANTYEAKLCYANYERNKSLTRSNYPLHISRTSLKCEETDFVVRSIQIVSVPLVRKNVPLETKFHLVINTGDGIQVCSLEEIIANRPTGKINKWSHGNVHDSIQCSYSQGYKDGSIMTTYSTISGTFLCIKFDVASGCFQVLPSSNQITVCQDTIMDRVNSIAGLRNTAINYPRPSDEKLWTTLSNREAMVFSSFDNNFYSIIDGKLEIQSYYNIGEDAANNTLTWADFAIVKQYTTSSLRFFVANISNVGCLLYKRSNRGNWDLVKVLRRETGGLEKTSLVDCLIQLDSSHPNRFFVFSGSENGKLYRWEYDYKDDSIVDSNTYDTENTGLIHSISVVGSKKVFFLSNDNKSIKYLQLYY; the protein is encoded by the coding sequence ATGTTCGAAACGGTTTTCACCTGTGCCCCTGGTGAGCTGATACACTGCTTTGCAGCTACAAATGGATACATATTCTTAATAACGTCATCGCTGGCAAATACATACGAGGCAAAACTATGTTACGCCAACTACGAGAGGAACAAGAGTCTTACCAGATCCAATTATCCTCTACATATATCTAGAACCTCGCTGAAATGCGAAGAGACGGACTTTGTTGTTAGAAGCATACAAATAGTTAGTGTGCCCTTGGTTAGGAAGAATGTACCATTAGAGACCAAATTTCATCTAGTGATCAACACCGGGGATGGCATTCAAGTTTGCTCGCTAGAGGAAATCATCGCGAACAGGCCTACTGGGAAGATCAACAAATGGTCTCATGGAAACGTTCATGATTCTATTCAGTGTTCATACTCTCAGGGTTACAAAGATGGGTCAATCATGACTACCTACAGCACGATATCCGGTACCTTCTTGTGCATTAAGTTCGACGTAGCCTCTGGATGTTTTCAAGTGTTACCTTCATCCAATCAAATAACCGTCTGCCAGGATACCATTATGGACCGAGTGAATAGTATAGCGGGCTTGAGGAATACTGCCATCAACTATCCTCGACCTTCAGATGAGAAACTATGGACGACACTGTCGAATAGAGAAGCTATGGTGTTTTCATCTTTCGACAACAACTTTTATTCCATAATAGATGGAAAATTGGAGATTCAGAGTTACTACAACATAGGGGAGGATGCCGCGAACAATACATTGACATGGGCCGATTTTGCCATTGTAAAGCAGTACACTACATCTTCTTTGAGATTTTTCGTGGCCAATATTAGCAATGTGGGATGTTTACTATACAAGAGATCCAATAGAGGAAACTGGGATCTAGTAAAAGTACTACGACGAGAGACAGGTGGCTTGGAGAAGACATCCTTGGTTGATTGTTTGATTCAATTAGACTCTTCGCATCCTAACCggtttttcgttttttctgggagtgaaaatggtaaattatATCGATGGGAGTACGATTATAAAGACGATTCAATTGTTGATTCAAATACGTATGATACAGAAAATACAGGATTGATCCACTCTATCTCTGTCGTGGGATCCAAAAAAGTGTTTTTTCTCAGCAATGACAACAAATCCATAAAGTACTTGCAACTATATTATTGA
- the THG1 gene encoding tRNA guanylyltransferase (similar to Saccharomyces cerevisiae THG1 (YGR024C); ancestral locus Anc_4.161), whose amino-acid sequence MAKSRFEYVREFENHERLLPECYIVVRIDGKKFHEFSKFYEFEKPNDLNALKLMNASAKNVVLHYKNDIILAYGESDEYSFILRQNSTLYNRRTDKISTLFVSLFTSNYVALWTKYFPQKGLDIKHLPFFDSRCVTYPNLKAIKDYLSWRFVDTHINNLYNTAFWMLIKKCDLTTEGAEERLRGTLSKEKHEILFSECGINYNDEPEMYKKGSLITRKGEILHEDVIKQIEHFFEGF is encoded by the coding sequence ATGGCTAAGTCTAGATTTGAATACGTCAGAGAATTTGAGAACCATGAAAGGCTGCTACCCGAATGTTATATAGTGGTGAGGATAGACGGGAAGAAGTTCCACGagttttcaaagttttatgaatttgaaaaacccAATGATTTAAATGCTCTCAAGTTGATGAACGCTAGCGCGAAGAATGTGGTCCTACACTATAAAAATGACATTATTTTGGCATACGGTGAAAGCGATGAGTACTCCTTTATTTTGAGACAGAACAGCACGCTTTACAACAGGCGAACTGACAAAATTTCAACTCTTTTCGTCTCGCTGTTTACCTCGAATTACGTTGCTTTATGGACCAAGTACTTTCCTCAGAAAGGATTGGACATCAAACACCTACCGTTCTTTGATTCAAGATGCGTTACGTAcccaaatttgaaagcgATAAAGGACTATTTAAGCTGGAGGTTCGTGGACACACATATAAACAATTTGTACAATACAGCATTTTGGatgttgataaaaaaatgcgATTTAACCACGGAAGGTGCTGAGGAGAGATTAAGAGGAACTTTAAGTAAAGAAAAGCACgaaatacttttttctGAATGTGGCATTAATTATAATGATGAACCGGAAATGTACAAAAAAGGGTCCTTGATTACAAGGAAAGGTGAAATTCTTCACGAAGATGTAATTAAACAGATAGAGCACTTTTTTGAGGGATTTTAG
- a CDS encoding uncharacterized protein (similar to Saccharomyces cerevisiae YGR026W; ancestral locus Anc_4.162): MGRKIKIIKEKSNKKQRDPLQTQKSVWLAGHVMTLAFGSIFAVTYIFHVCLFFKYRSWKWLFLRLNKGYNIIHGDRWYHSVLRGSPSVMYRLSLVGTFLSCGVTSYQKWSGLNPQWYEMLSAENFQYLLISLLWFVSRKSIYKLCPFMILSYLHITNSKTEMNGAREDAGDVGSKTEMKGAREDVGDVGVKNASLLHILAFSEIVVAFALLLDSLLLKDGTAGITLVVYSGIYWLRINFSPYVQVTLLRLLTKFDAKVPPKYKDQWSTIKKFIFVKVEDHKKTEDGIARTA; this comes from the coding sequence ATGGGTCGCAAGatcaaaattatcaaagaaaaatcaaacaaGAAGCAGAGAGATCCACTTCAGACACAAAAGTCTGTCTGGCTAGCTGGTCATGTCATGACTTTAGCATTTGGGTCGATATTTGCTGTTACCTATATTTTCCACGTTTgccttttcttcaaatacaGATCATGGAAATGGCTGTTCTTGAGGTTGAATAAGGGCTACAATATTATTCATGGCGACAGATGGTACCACTCTGTGTTGAGAGGCTCCCCCTCTGTGATGTATCGTTTATCTTTGGTGGGAACTTTCCTTTCCTGTGGTGTAACTTCGTATCAGAAGTGGTCGGGACTGAATCCTCAATGGTATGAGATGCTAAGTGCTGAGAATTTTCAGTATCTTTTAATTTCTTTACTGTGGTTTGTCAGTAGAAAGTCCATTTATAAGTTGTGCCCTTTTATGATTTTGAGTTATCTACATATTACCAATTCCAAAACTGAGATGAATGGAGCAAGAGAAGATGCTGGTGATGTTGGTTCCAAAACGGAGATGAAAGGAGCAAGAGAAGATGTTGGTGACGTTGGCGTTAAAAATGCATCCCTTTTACATATATTGGCATTCTCAGAGATCGTTGTCGCATTTGCTTTGTTGTTAGACTCTTTGCTTCTCAAAGATGGAACCGCTGGCATAACCTTGGTCGTATACTCGGGAATCTATTGGTTGAGAATCAATTTTTCCCCATATGTGCAAGTTACTTTACTGAGATTATTGACGAAATTTGATGCTAAAGTCCCACCAAAGTATAAAGACCAATGGTCAACCATTAAGAAGTTTATCTTTGTGAAAGTTGAGGATCACAAGAAAACAGAAGATGGTATCGCTAGAACTGCATAA
- a CDS encoding 40S ribosomal protein eS25 (similar to Saccharomyces cerevisiae RPS25A (YGR027C) and RPS25B (YLR333C); ancestral locus Anc_4.163) codes for MPPKQQLSKAAKAAAAMAGGKKSKKKWSKKSHKDKAQHAVVLDQEKLDRILKEVPTYRYVSVSVLVDRLKIGGSMARIALRHLEREGIIKPISKHSKQAIYTRAVASE; via the coding sequence ATGCCTCCAAAGCAACAATTGTCTAAAGCTGCTAAAGCCGCTGCCGCCATGGCCGGTGGTAAAAAGTCCAAGAAGAAGTGGTCCAAGAAGTCCCACAAGGACAAGGCTCAACACGCCGTTGTCTTGGATCAAGAAAAGCTTGACAGAATCTTGAAAGAAGTCCCAACTTACAGATACGTCTCCGTTTCTGTTTTGGTTGACAGATTAAAGATTGGTGGTTCCATGGCTAGAATCGCTTTGAGACACTTGGAAAGGGAAGGTATCATCAAGCCAATCTCCAAGCACTCTAAGCAAGCCATTTACACAAGAGCTGTTGCTTCCGAATGA
- the NUP2 gene encoding nucleoporin NUP2 (similar to Saccharomyces cerevisiae NUP2 (YLR335W); ancestral locus Anc_4.164) — translation MAKRFADSQITRENFREDDSDDENETGNNHTASASVMSRRKIAMPSRKMASSFKSMQSGIPEQNAPSKVPFSFSKPEESNVNETHTLNGDAGANADKMARLKALNLQFKDKVEEAVSRDPCVNLAPTFNKYKHYMDTINSKSVGRQQDEKKSVSLKKVKKVEPQSSSDDEDEKKPIKVEGPQFTLGAKPTTSNSVFTLGVKKKSASQRADDSDSDGIEIKGPKFSFTGTVKSDVFNLPTPTETAKDTDKEEPTNNIEENSKSFDDSTKNTSTKPAFNFGTSSQQAVDQNTKLAFSFNAPIQSEADQKGANPPFSFNVPSHSKGPADQKGTMPSFSFSALTQSKAPTDQKDSKPSFSFNAPSQSQADQKGAKPSFSFNAPSQLKAIIDQKDTKPSVSFASSNQPSQNGEKNTKPALSFNFGHTETKSSDEQTSNSSAFNFGTEGQRTENSSKPTFTFGTASSNNENKPLLNFGNSSTSAAPSFSFGKPAADTETNDKSENKAQEGFKFNLPFAQKVTGTTDSKEEEDKDEAENLSNAGHQDDGPTMSLQNGEENETPLFNQRSKLMIFNAESKAYDSKGVGEMKLLQKKEDDSKVRLLCRSDGMGNILLNTSLVKSFTYAPLSEANENLIKIPVVDAKGKLLTYVVKFKQKSDGRQFVKAIEDAKKNM, via the coding sequence ATGGCAAAGAGATTTGCAGATTCTCAAATTACGAGGGAAAACTTCAGAGAAGATGATTCcgacgatgaaaatgaaacagGAAACAACCATACGGCTTCCGCCTCTGTGATGAGTAGGCGTAAAATTGCAATGCCAAGCCGAAAAATGGCATCTTCCTTCAAATCAATGCAGTCCGGCATTCCAGAGCAAAACGCGCCATCCAAAGTACCATTCAGTTTCTCAAAGCCAGAAGAATCCAATGTCAATGAAACCCATACTCTAAACGGTGATGCTGGCGCCAACGCCGATAAGATGGCTAGGCTCAAGGCTTTGAATTTACAGTTCAAGGATAAAGTCGAGGAAGCTGTTTCAAGGGACCCATGTGTCAATCTGGCGCCAACTTTTAACAAATATAAGCACTATATGGACACTATAAACAGTAAAAGTGTCGGAAGGCAGCAGGACGAGAAAAAATCTGTCTCTTTAAAAAAGGTCAAGAAAGTGGAGCCACAGTCTTCATCagatgatgaggatgagaAGAAACCAATAAAAGTCGAGGGCCCACAGTTCACATTAGGCGCAAAACCAACAACTTCCAATTCTGTTTTCACCTTGGgtgtgaaaaaaaaatcagcatCTCAACGTGCTGATGACAGTGACAGTGAtggaattgaaatcaaaggTCCCAAATTCAGTTTTACTGGTACAGTCAAAAGTGATGTATTTAATTTACCAACACCTACCGAAACTGCAAAGGACACAGATAAGGAGGAGCCTACAAACAATatagaagaaaattcaaagtcCTTTGATGACTCTACAAAGAACACATCGACCAAGCCTGCATTTAATTTTGGGACGTCAAGTCAACAGGCTGTAGATCAGAATACCAAGCTAGCCTTCTCATTCAATGCGCCTATACAATCAGAAGCTGACCAAAAAGGTGCGAATCCACCCTTCTCATTCAATGTGCCTAGTCATTCAAAGGGGCCTGCTGACCAAAAAGGTACAATGCCATCTTTCTCATTCAGTGCGCTTACTCAGTCCAAGGCGCCAACTGACCAAAAAGATAGCAAGCCTTCCTTCTCATTCAACGCGCCTAGTCAATCACAAGCTGACCAAAAAGGTGCGAAGCCATCCTTCTCATTCAATGCGCCTAGTCAATTAAAGGCAATAATTGACCAAAAAGACACAAAGCCATCCGTCTCATTTGCGTCGTCAAACCAACCATCTCAAAATGGTGAAAAGAATACAAAACCTGCTTTAAGCTTTAATTTTGGTCACACAGAAACGAAATCCTCCGATGAACAAACTTCGAACTCCTCAGCTTTTAATTTTGGTACGGAAGGCCAAAGGACGGAGAACAGCAGCAAACCAACATTTACTTTCGGTACGGCATCCTCTAATAACGAAAATAAGCCGCTACtcaattttggaaactCGAGCACGTCTGCAGCACCctccttttcatttggtAAACCTGCAGCAGACACGGAAACAAACGATAAATCAGAGAATAAAGCACAAGAGGGGTTCAAATTCAACTTACCCTTCGCGCAAAAGGTAACCGGAACAACAGACTCaaaggaggaagaagataaaGATGAAGCTGAAAATTTGAGTAATGCAGGTCATCAGGATGACGGCCCTACCAtgtctcttcaaaatggagaagaaaatgaaaccCCCTTATTTAATCAAAGGtcaaaattgatgattttcaACGCAGAGTCAAAAGCATATGATTCCAAAGGTGTTGGAGAGATGAAACTACTACAAAAAAAGGAGGACGATTCAAAAGTAAGGCTTTTATGTAGATCTGATGGTATGGGAAACATTCTGCTGAATACGAGCTTAGTGAAGAGCTTCACGTATGCCCCACTCTCAGAGGCAAATGAAAACCTTATCAAGATTCCAGTTGTGGATGCCAAAGGCAAATTATTGACTTACGTCGTCAAATTTAAACAAAAATCAGATGGCCGCCAGTTTGTCAAAGCTATTGAGGACgctaaaaaaaacatgTAA